The proteins below are encoded in one region of Panulirus ornatus isolate Po-2019 chromosome 31, ASM3632096v1, whole genome shotgun sequence:
- the LOC139758715 gene encoding uncharacterized protein, whose protein sequence is MLKSVILSVLVVRWVWSVTIQYPRESRLLYTKTIATSIISSAPPGARLISTRGDLPPLIERLIQNATDIRQNIVDTFHCKGRVYGYYADQDNKCQIFHICVPMQQLFPDLYDSQDIYQFSFICPAHTIFTQDAMVCAWKDSAFPCSMAHQLYDRNNHFFIVSAEAVQKTSASDTVPTSAPSVQMTSASTIMPTAASSIHKTSPVSATMPTSTSPVQKSTHLSTTISDSASPLPSSTALPVLLMTTLQPKRQPTETPTPTVLP, encoded by the exons ATGTTGAAGTCTGTGATATTATCAG TGCTGGTGGTGAGATGGGTGTGGAGTGTTACCATCCAGTACCCACGAGAGTCTCGCCTGCTGTACACCAAGACCATCGCCACCTCAATCATCAGCAGTGCCCCACCTGGCGCCAGACTAATCAGTACACGTGGAGATCTCCCACCTCTCATTGAAAGACTGATCCAAAATGCCACTGATATCAGGCAAAATATTGTTGATACATTCCACTGTAAAGGCAGG GTGTACGGTTACTATGCTGATCAGGATAACAAGTGTCAGATCTTCCACATCTGTGTACCAATGCAGCAGCTGTTCCCAGATCTGTATGACAGCCAGGATATATACCAGTTTTCATTTATCTGCCCAGCACACACCATCTTCACACAG GATGCAATGGTGTGTGCCTGGAAGGACTCAGCCTTCCCATGCTCAATGGCTCACCAGTTGTATGACCGCAACAACCACTTCTTCATAGTGTCTGCTGAGGCTGTACAGAAGACATCTGCATCTGATACAGTGCCTACCTCAGCACCATCGGTACAGATGACATCTGCATCTACTATAATGCCTACCGCAGCATCATCTATACATAAAACATCTCCTGTATCTGCTACAATGCCTACATCAACATCACCTGTACAGAAGTCAACTCATTTATCTACTACAATATCTGATTCAGCATCACCTTTACCCTCATCAACTGCACTGCCAGTGCTTCTAATGACAACATTGCAACCCAAAAGACAACCAACagaaacaccaacaccaacagtactACCATGA